The proteins below are encoded in one region of Sphingobacterium sp. R2:
- a CDS encoding NAD-dependent epimerase/dehydratase family protein, translating to MDHNNLAELEQQLLAPSLDLIEDIKKIQGDILFLGIGGKMGPSMAKLAMRAIQAAGIDKKVIGVSRFSTKELQQELEDLGIKTIACDLLNEKELKKIPQVPNVIYLAGHKFGTTGNEDFTWAMNTYLPGMVASHFQDSNIVAFSSGNVLPFVPISNGGVSEEKTPEPVGEYAQSCLGRERIFEYFSKKNGTPTLIYRLNYAVDFRYGVLVEIAKSVKGQLPIDLTTENVNVIWQGDANEIALRSLLHCQSPAKILNVTGPEILSTRWIAERFAEHFNTRPIFVNEPAGTALLNNASECHRLFGYPKTTIREAIDITAKWLTQGGELWNKDTHFQERKGKF from the coding sequence ATGGACCATAACAATTTAGCGGAATTGGAACAGCAGCTGCTTGCACCATCATTAGATCTAATTGAAGATATAAAAAAGATACAAGGTGATATCCTTTTCCTAGGTATTGGCGGAAAAATGGGGCCAAGCATGGCAAAACTAGCCATGCGGGCCATTCAAGCTGCAGGAATAGACAAAAAGGTCATTGGTGTTTCGCGTTTTTCAACCAAGGAACTTCAACAGGAACTGGAGGATCTAGGCATAAAGACAATCGCCTGTGACCTATTGAATGAGAAAGAACTCAAAAAGATCCCGCAGGTTCCGAATGTCATTTACCTCGCAGGACATAAATTCGGCACCACGGGAAATGAAGATTTTACCTGGGCGATGAATACCTATCTTCCCGGAATGGTGGCTTCTCATTTTCAAGATTCCAACATTGTTGCTTTTTCTTCGGGTAACGTACTTCCATTTGTACCGATAAGCAATGGCGGCGTTTCTGAGGAAAAAACTCCGGAGCCTGTCGGCGAATACGCACAATCCTGTTTGGGGAGAGAGCGGATATTCGAGTATTTTTCGAAGAAAAACGGTACACCTACCCTGATCTACCGATTGAATTATGCGGTGGATTTTCGCTACGGTGTGCTCGTAGAAATTGCCAAATCGGTCAAAGGGCAGCTCCCAATAGATTTGACAACCGAAAACGTCAACGTCATCTGGCAGGGAGATGCCAACGAAATTGCCTTAAGATCATTACTGCACTGTCAGTCTCCAGCCAAAATACTGAATGTCACGGGACCTGAAATCCTTTCTACACGATGGATCGCAGAGCGGTTTGCCGAGCATTTCAACACCAGGCCGATATTTGTAAATGAACCCGCCGGAACCGCTTTACTCAACAATGCGTCCGAATGCCATCGTTTATTTGGCTATCCGAAAACAACCATACGCGAAGCGATAGACATTACTGCCAAATGGTTGACCCAAGGCGGCGAACTATGGAATAAGGACACGCATTTTCAAGAACGAAAAGGAAAATTCTAA
- a CDS encoding Nramp family divalent metal transporter, whose product MENNLEPKPSLLKSWLSILGPGIITAALVFGPSKMTITSKMGADYGFSLLWVVVVAIFFMMVFTNMAARIGIARDESLLVLIRQKFGKTTSIIIGLGIFLVATCFQSGNATGVSISVSEATGTNPKIWIIVFNVIGILLLFFKSFYALLEKLMLGLIILMLFAFLSTAIMIKTPAQDFFLGFIPSIPPSSVGLIIAFTASCFSIVGAFYQSYLVQSRRKLSANKQRTERQIIGSRIGIIILGIMSAAVMVCAANTLHPQGIKLNSAAEMGRALEPLLGTYASHLFFIGLFGASFSSLIGNAVLGGSLLGDTFGFGNDLNHPKVKLFISLVMIFGSAIALIFGNLPLELIVFAQSITIFLVPFIGIILFLIANDKEIMGALRNSPLTRLWAILGLILLVFLAFSNLYNLIK is encoded by the coding sequence ATGGAAAATAACCTCGAGCCAAAACCCTCTTTATTGAAAAGTTGGCTATCCATCTTAGGTCCCGGCATCATTACCGCCGCCCTGGTTTTCGGGCCCAGCAAAATGACCATCACATCAAAAATGGGTGCAGACTATGGCTTCTCTCTATTATGGGTTGTCGTCGTCGCCATCTTTTTTATGATGGTTTTCACCAATATGGCGGCACGTATCGGTATCGCGAGAGACGAATCTTTACTTGTTTTAATTCGCCAGAAATTTGGTAAAACAACATCCATCATCATTGGCCTTGGAATCTTCCTCGTTGCAACCTGCTTTCAATCGGGAAATGCCACAGGTGTCTCTATTTCCGTTTCGGAAGCCACGGGGACAAACCCCAAAATATGGATCATCGTTTTTAATGTCATCGGTATCCTACTGTTGTTCTTCAAGTCTTTCTACGCGCTATTGGAAAAGCTTATGCTTGGACTTATCATCCTGATGTTATTTGCTTTTCTTTCTACAGCCATTATGATAAAGACACCCGCACAGGACTTTTTCTTAGGTTTTATTCCCAGCATACCACCTTCATCAGTAGGTTTGATCATCGCTTTTACGGCTTCTTGCTTTTCGATTGTGGGCGCATTTTATCAAAGTTATCTTGTTCAATCAAGAAGAAAATTATCGGCCAACAAACAGCGTACTGAACGACAGATAATCGGTAGCCGAATAGGTATTATTATTCTTGGCATCATGAGTGCAGCCGTTATGGTCTGTGCGGCAAATACGCTTCATCCCCAAGGGATCAAGTTAAATTCTGCCGCTGAGATGGGCCGTGCACTGGAACCGCTTTTGGGAACCTATGCTTCACACCTCTTTTTTATCGGTCTATTCGGTGCCTCCTTTTCCTCCTTGATCGGCAATGCCGTCTTAGGCGGATCCTTACTGGGCGACACCTTTGGCTTCGGCAACGATCTCAATCACCCTAAAGTGAAACTCTTTATTTCTTTGGTCATGATTTTTGGGTCTGCCATCGCGCTTATCTTCGGAAATCTTCCCTTGGAGCTTATTGTTTTTGCGCAAAGCATCACCATTTTTTTAGTCCCCTTTATTGGTATTATCCTCTTTCTGATCGCGAACGACAAAGAAATTATGGGCGCGCTCAGAAACAGCCCCTTAACGCGATTATGGGCTATCCTCGGACTTATATTACTCGTTTTTCTTGCTTTTAGTAATCTCTATAATTTAATCAAATAA
- a CDS encoding MFS transporter, translating into MEKNTTPQQSLIPTILAFALVPITGLATDIYLPSMPQMAQELGLNESKIQLTLSLFLISYGVAQFFTGALVDAWGRYRINLISLFLFIISFWVTAHTQDIWVIYLMRILQGILSAFVVISKRAYFVDVYDGEQRKHYLSIMTIVWSIGPIVAPFIGGYLQTQFGWRSNFMVLAAYSAVLFVLELIFSSETIRQKKPLHIDYLISEFKMMLKSTDFTFGIFMCGISYGLVMFYNLSGPFFIEHQLGYSAITTGYTSLIMGLAWMCGGFIGKALIKKALIPKLRIANFIQILLIIGMLIVSLYKANLYTLTFFAFAVHCTAGFVFNNYFSYCLGRFPLSAGIAGGLVGGITYLLTSSLSYITVSLVNPSSQFQIGLGYGIFSILGLITLYVISKLVKSS; encoded by the coding sequence ATGGAAAAAAACACTACCCCACAACAGTCGCTTATACCGACGATACTTGCATTTGCACTTGTTCCGATTACTGGGCTTGCCACAGATATTTATCTTCCTTCAATGCCACAAATGGCGCAGGAACTTGGCTTAAATGAAAGCAAGATCCAATTGACGCTTTCGCTTTTTCTAATTAGTTATGGTGTCGCTCAATTCTTCACAGGAGCTTTGGTGGATGCCTGGGGAAGGTATCGCATAAACCTCATTTCACTTTTTCTTTTTATTATCAGTTTTTGGGTCACGGCACACACGCAGGATATCTGGGTTATCTACCTAATGCGGATTTTACAGGGAATTTTATCGGCATTTGTTGTCATCTCCAAAAGAGCCTATTTTGTGGATGTCTACGACGGTGAGCAGCGTAAGCACTACCTGAGTATCATGACCATCGTCTGGTCGATCGGACCGATTGTGGCACCATTTATCGGTGGTTATCTCCAAACACAATTTGGCTGGCGTTCTAACTTTATGGTCCTGGCCGCCTATAGTGCTGTACTCTTTGTACTTGAACTGATCTTTTCCAGCGAAACAATCAGACAGAAAAAGCCCCTTCACATCGATTATTTGATTAGCGAGTTTAAAATGATGCTAAAAAGCACCGATTTTACCTTCGGCATATTCATGTGCGGCATATCCTATGGCCTGGTCATGTTCTACAATCTCAGTGGCCCCTTCTTTATTGAGCATCAACTGGGATATAGCGCGATTACCACTGGCTACACCTCCCTTATTATGGGTTTAGCCTGGATGTGTGGTGGATTTATTGGAAAAGCATTGATCAAAAAGGCATTGATACCCAAACTGAGAATTGCAAACTTTATTCAAATATTGCTTATCATAGGCATGCTGATCGTTTCACTTTATAAAGCGAATTTATACACGCTGACGTTCTTTGCATTTGCGGTACACTGTACTGCCGGATTCGTTTTTAACAATTATTTCAGCTATTGTTTGGGAAGATTTCCATTGTCGGCCGGTATTGCCGGAGGGTTAGTAGGCGGAATAACCTACCTGCTCACATCTTCACTCAGTTACATCACGGTAAGCTTGGTAAACCCTTCTTCGCAGTTTCAGATTGGATTAGGTTATGGCATATTTTCCATATTGGGTTTGATCACTTTATATGTGATTAGTAAGCTCGTCAAGAGCAGCTAG
- a CDS encoding triple tyrosine motif-containing protein produces MTIKKYRSVYIFWFCTILFIFPNCSYCQTIIPTGTPFVKQFKKDQYKAGNQNWSLAVDKDGRIYSANTEGLLQFDGQYWRIFPLPNHSTVRSVSIGKDGKIYTGGRGEFGYWTAKPFGNLTYHSLSKLVRDKTYFPNEEIWKIIVEDQRVFFHTFSKSYIWEKNTIRQLTAEGEPFLFPHQLNDQLFFEQLPSGLHEYRQGKLIPIKGKDVLRDKNVLALLPFDTNTSLIATARNGLYLMKADGSIEPWSVPANQLLSQSQVNNGIYLYDGQYAFGTIQNGVIIINKNGKVIQHINKNNGLQNNTVLSIVKDNQKNIWVGLDNGIDRIEINSPISFYTDFIGKIGTVYTSIIYQGKIYLGTNKGLFSSEWKGLNNYNALNFSQVPNSNGQVWTLALFGDELICGHNDGTFKLLDGRLEKISQITGGWIFKPIFGTRNILQGNYTGLSKFTFDGMHLQFVQQFEGIKEPIRFLAQKDTHSFWIGDWGQLQLIGFDPSFQQANILFSSKQDSVASKRQFKGVYTLENNLVFATDSGFLQFDNIVKRFSYANELNAALGTYRNSNKIIPINTNSYWLIQKTKIAKVDFDSKGKLRIDSNLLSPLQDRMMNNYENILPIENQYYLIGLDDGFAIYRHTDKSQKHRLPLPQIAQLFNLTTGQAIFPDSTFKLSSSDNNLRISFSSPYYSSSPLQYQYYLEGYSDNWSEWSETAYQDFTNLPYGKFQIKIRAKNNMGMVSEIQSYSFTIQHPWYLSWWAKALYTLAILILLYFAYIFNVQRERRRQFQIRRKWLEEKKIALEREAEKKEKDWIKLKNQQLEDQLQLKNKELANAALNIVYKNEMLNNLHDELKQLKDADGNKLSSDELKKINKLIDDAHNDDRDWHIFERSFNESHENFFKKLKQEFPDLVPNDLKLCAYLRLNMSSKEIASLLNISTRGVEIRRYRLRKKLGLPTDKNLSEFLLER; encoded by the coding sequence ATGACAATAAAAAAATATAGGAGCGTCTATATCTTTTGGTTTTGCACCATTTTATTTATTTTTCCAAACTGCAGCTATTGCCAGACCATCATACCTACAGGTACACCTTTTGTAAAACAATTCAAAAAAGACCAATACAAGGCTGGAAATCAAAACTGGTCCTTGGCAGTAGATAAAGATGGTCGTATCTATAGTGCAAATACTGAAGGTCTATTACAATTTGACGGACAGTATTGGCGTATCTTTCCGCTTCCAAATCATTCCACCGTCCGAAGTGTTTCGATCGGTAAAGATGGGAAGATTTATACCGGTGGCAGAGGAGAATTTGGTTATTGGACTGCTAAGCCTTTTGGAAACTTGACTTATCATAGTCTTTCGAAGCTTGTACGTGACAAGACCTATTTTCCAAACGAAGAAATCTGGAAAATCATTGTAGAAGACCAACGCGTATTTTTCCATACCTTTTCCAAATCATATATTTGGGAAAAAAATACGATAAGACAGTTAACGGCAGAAGGAGAACCTTTTTTATTTCCGCATCAGCTTAATGACCAGTTGTTTTTCGAACAACTACCAAGTGGTCTGCATGAATATAGACAGGGTAAATTGATTCCAATCAAAGGAAAAGACGTCTTAAGAGATAAAAATGTACTCGCCCTATTGCCTTTCGACACAAATACTTCGCTCATTGCCACCGCAAGAAATGGCCTTTATCTGATGAAAGCGGACGGAAGTATCGAACCTTGGTCTGTTCCTGCAAATCAGCTATTGAGCCAATCACAGGTAAATAATGGCATCTACCTCTATGATGGACAATATGCTTTTGGAACCATCCAGAACGGCGTTATCATCATCAACAAAAATGGCAAAGTCATTCAACACATCAATAAAAACAATGGTCTGCAAAACAATACGGTGCTCAGTATCGTAAAAGACAACCAAAAGAACATCTGGGTAGGGCTGGATAATGGTATCGATCGTATTGAAATCAATTCCCCTATTTCATTTTATACAGATTTTATTGGAAAAATTGGAACGGTCTATACATCTATTATCTATCAGGGAAAAATCTACCTGGGCACCAATAAAGGATTATTTTCCAGTGAATGGAAGGGATTGAACAATTACAATGCATTAAACTTTTCTCAGGTTCCAAATTCAAATGGCCAGGTTTGGACGTTAGCATTATTCGGTGATGAACTCATCTGTGGCCACAACGATGGGACCTTTAAGCTACTAGACGGCCGTCTGGAAAAGATTTCACAGATCACTGGCGGGTGGATTTTCAAACCTATATTTGGCACGAGAAATATCCTCCAAGGAAATTATACTGGTCTCTCAAAATTTACCTTCGATGGTATGCACTTACAATTTGTGCAGCAATTTGAGGGTATTAAGGAGCCCATTCGATTTTTAGCCCAAAAAGATACTCATTCCTTTTGGATTGGAGACTGGGGACAACTACAACTTATCGGATTTGACCCAAGTTTTCAACAGGCAAATATATTATTCTCATCCAAACAAGACAGTGTTGCCTCGAAGAGACAATTTAAAGGAGTTTATACGTTAGAAAATAATCTTGTATTCGCCACCGACAGCGGATTCCTCCAATTCGACAATATCGTAAAGCGATTCAGTTATGCAAATGAATTGAACGCCGCATTAGGTACCTATAGAAACTCCAATAAGATCATACCGATCAACACAAACAGTTATTGGTTGATTCAGAAGACTAAAATTGCTAAAGTAGATTTTGATAGCAAGGGTAAGTTACGCATTGACTCCAACCTATTAAGTCCACTACAGGACCGAATGATGAATAATTATGAAAACATCCTTCCTATTGAAAATCAATATTACCTCATCGGTCTAGATGATGGGTTTGCGATCTATCGACATACAGATAAATCACAAAAACATAGGTTGCCACTTCCGCAAATAGCGCAGCTCTTCAACTTGACCACCGGACAAGCTATCTTTCCAGATTCAACGTTTAAATTATCGTCTTCAGACAATAACCTGAGAATTAGCTTTTCGAGCCCCTATTACTCATCTTCACCACTCCAATATCAATATTATCTGGAGGGATACTCAGACAATTGGTCTGAATGGAGTGAGACGGCCTACCAGGATTTCACAAACCTGCCCTATGGAAAATTCCAAATTAAAATAAGAGCAAAAAATAATATGGGGATGGTTTCTGAAATCCAATCATACTCCTTTACCATTCAGCACCCTTGGTATCTATCCTGGTGGGCAAAGGCTTTGTACACGCTTGCCATTTTAATACTGCTATATTTTGCCTATATCTTTAATGTTCAACGTGAGCGTAGGCGTCAGTTTCAAATACGGCGAAAATGGCTCGAAGAAAAAAAGATTGCTTTGGAACGCGAAGCTGAAAAAAAGGAAAAGGACTGGATCAAACTGAAAAACCAGCAATTGGAAGACCAGCTTCAATTAAAAAACAAAGAATTGGCGAATGCAGCCCTCAATATCGTCTACAAAAATGAGATGTTGAACAACTTGCATGACGAACTTAAACAGCTTAAAGATGCGGATGGAAACAAATTGAGTTCGGATGAGCTGAAAAAAATCAATAAGCTCATAGATGATGCCCATAATGACGACCGTGACTGGCATATATTTGAAAGAAGTTTTAATGAATCGCATGAAAACTTCTTCAAGAAATTGAAGCAAGAATTTCCTGATCTAGTCCCCAATGATCTTAAGCTATGCGCCTATTTACGGCTCAATATGTCCAGTAAGGAAATCGCTTCGCTGCTCAACATTAGTACGCGCGGGGTCGAGATCAGACGCTATAGATTACGCAAAAAACTAGGACTTCCAACAGACAAGAACCTATCTGAATTCCTGTTAGAACGTTAA
- a CDS encoding PQQ-dependent sugar dehydrogenase, whose translation MKKQTYIWLVSLIPLLSSCSSETERESKPINNIQLEHSILSLSKEATKLHVPWDLQYDRINDAILFSEIGGSIRKLDTRTKAVTLVDSLTDVYHQRTLGLLGMALYQPEQQQAYLYLSYTSKKDSLIFSNLYRYDYSPVGKLSNPKLLLQIPGNTGHNGSRVIVSTDKKVYWATGDAASDTFAQDSTSLNGKILRLNLDGSIPKDNPIANSYVYAWGFRNMQGLTHDAKGLIYTSEHGDAIEDEINLIQPLKNYGWPQIEGMIDTEKEKTIAKNSPRQEPIKSWTPVVAPSGMAYYSSNVIPEWQHSLLLATLKNQSLRILKLSADGQQIIDEKILFKDQLGRLRSVLTLPNGDIYFCSSNRDWNPQKGFPKPDDDVIYRLRITDKASAPMIKPLAANTANSPAKSGQALYEAYCASCHKADGKGLTNTFPPLANSSLVKGAPAPLLQVILHGLKDKTINNVKYESAMPSFSFLKNEEVIEITNYIRTHFGNSAPKINQQHLTSLR comes from the coding sequence ATGAAAAAACAAACCTATATTTGGCTTGTATCGCTGATCCCGCTACTATCCTCCTGTTCTTCCGAGACGGAAAGAGAAAGTAAGCCAATAAATAACATCCAACTGGAGCACAGCATACTATCGCTATCAAAAGAAGCTACAAAACTCCATGTGCCATGGGATTTACAATATGACCGGATCAACGATGCCATTCTGTTTTCTGAAATTGGAGGAAGTATACGAAAACTGGATACTAGAACAAAAGCTGTTACTTTAGTGGACAGCCTCACCGACGTTTACCACCAGCGCACGTTGGGACTATTGGGAATGGCACTGTATCAACCCGAACAGCAACAGGCCTATCTTTACCTTTCTTACACCAGCAAAAAGGACAGTCTCATTTTCTCCAACTTATACCGCTACGATTATAGTCCGGTAGGCAAGTTGTCAAACCCAAAATTGCTTTTACAGATTCCTGGAAACACCGGACACAACGGTTCGAGGGTTATTGTTTCGACAGACAAAAAAGTATATTGGGCTACAGGAGATGCCGCGAGTGATACCTTTGCGCAAGACAGCACCTCATTAAATGGCAAAATCTTACGCCTCAATCTCGACGGGAGCATCCCAAAAGACAATCCAATTGCAAACAGCTATGTCTATGCATGGGGATTTCGGAACATGCAGGGACTTACCCATGATGCAAAAGGCTTAATTTACACGTCCGAACATGGCGATGCCATCGAGGATGAAATCAACCTGATCCAACCCCTAAAAAATTATGGCTGGCCGCAGATCGAAGGTATGATTGATACGGAAAAGGAAAAAACTATTGCCAAAAACTCCCCAAGACAGGAGCCTATTAAATCGTGGACTCCGGTCGTTGCACCATCCGGTATGGCGTATTACAGTTCCAATGTTATCCCTGAATGGCAACATAGTCTATTGCTCGCGACTTTAAAAAATCAGTCTTTACGTATTCTAAAATTATCCGCCGATGGTCAACAGATCATCGATGAGAAGATCCTATTCAAAGATCAACTTGGCCGGCTAAGATCCGTATTGACCTTACCCAATGGAGACATTTACTTCTGTTCAAGCAATCGTGACTGGAATCCGCAAAAGGGATTTCCAAAACCCGATGACGATGTGATCTATCGTCTCCGTATTACCGATAAAGCCTCTGCACCAATGATTAAACCCCTTGCAGCCAACACGGCCAACTCCCCTGCCAAAAGTGGTCAGGCATTATACGAAGCCTATTGCGCATCTTGTCATAAAGCAGATGGAAAGGGACTTACAAATACCTTTCCCCCATTAGCCAATTCATCTCTTGTCAAAGGCGCCCCAGCACCGCTATTGCAGGTTATCCTCCATGGACTGAAAGACAAAACAATAAACAACGTCAAATACGAAAGTGCAATGCCATCTTTTTCATTCCTGAAAAATGAAGAGGTCATTGAAATCACCAATTATATCCGCACACACTTTGGCAATTCTGCCCCTAAAATCAACCAACAGCATTTAACCTCATTACGATAA
- a CDS encoding dihydrodipicolinate synthase family protein, which yields MKTLDNKLQQLLWEGTVIPAHPLALNEDRSIDEKHQRLLTQYYIASGAGGIAVAVHSTQFEIRDPEINLFETVLRWASEEVEKAALQRPFIKIAGICGATEQAVQEATTALKYGYDIGLLSMGGLQSWTENAILDRVRAIAAIIPVFGFYLQPAVGGRIFSYSFWQQFAEIDNVVAIKCASFNRYQTLDVMRAIANSCRRDQIAMYTGNDDNIVNDLMSVYNFPVAGENVAIEFKGGLLGHWAVWTAKAVELLQEIKTYKQDPNNLHASHLLSKAIAVTDSNAAFFDPANAFHGCIPGLHEVLRRQGLMKGTWCLNPNENLSIGQQEEIDRVYKDYPDLNDDEFVKEFLKSRS from the coding sequence ATGAAAACTTTAGACAACAAATTACAACAGTTGCTTTGGGAAGGAACGGTTATTCCGGCACATCCCCTTGCCTTAAATGAGGACCGCAGCATTGACGAGAAGCATCAACGGCTCCTGACGCAATATTACATAGCCAGTGGAGCCGGTGGAATCGCCGTAGCTGTACATTCAACCCAATTTGAAATCCGTGACCCCGAGATCAACCTTTTTGAAACCGTATTGAGATGGGCTAGCGAAGAAGTCGAGAAAGCGGCACTCCAACGACCATTTATCAAAATTGCGGGCATCTGCGGTGCCACAGAACAAGCGGTACAGGAGGCAACGACTGCACTTAAATACGGTTATGATATTGGACTTTTGAGTATGGGCGGCCTGCAGAGCTGGACTGAAAATGCCATATTAGATCGAGTCAGAGCAATAGCAGCCATTATTCCTGTCTTTGGATTCTATCTTCAACCCGCCGTTGGTGGCCGTATTTTCTCCTATTCCTTTTGGCAGCAGTTTGCCGAAATCGACAACGTTGTCGCTATCAAATGTGCGTCGTTCAACCGCTACCAAACATTAGACGTTATGCGTGCTATAGCCAACTCCTGCCGACGAGATCAAATTGCCATGTACACGGGCAATGATGACAATATTGTCAACGATCTGATGAGCGTGTATAATTTCCCCGTAGCGGGAGAAAACGTCGCCATAGAATTTAAAGGTGGACTATTAGGCCACTGGGCTGTTTGGACCGCAAAAGCTGTTGAACTCCTTCAGGAAATAAAAACATACAAACAGGACCCCAATAACCTCCATGCAAGTCATCTCCTGAGCAAAGCGATTGCTGTAACAGACAGCAATGCAGCTTTTTTTGACCCAGCAAATGCATTCCATGGCTGTATACCAGGCTTACATGAGGTGCTCCGCAGACAAGGCCTGATGAAAGGGACCTGGTGCCTAAACCCCAACGAAAATCTATCCATCGGACAGCAAGAAGAAATAGACCGTGTATATAAAGACTACCCAGACTTAAACGACGATGAATTTGTCAAGGAATTTTTAAAATCGAGATCCTAA